The following is a genomic window from Vibrio cyclitrophicus.
GTTAGGGAGCGACGAAATCAACTCTGCGAGTGCAAAAACTGTTTCTTCTGACGTTCCTGATTTGGAATTTTCACCGCTGGTATTTACTTGGATGAGAACTTGCAGAGGTGGAAGCTCGCTTGGTCGCTGATCATTGAGCCTTTGTGCGATTTTATCGCGGTCGACAGAATGAACCCATTGGAAGCTTTCAGCGATTGGACGGGTTTTATTGGATTGAATTGGACCAATAAAATGCCACTCCAAATTTAGATTAGAATGATGTTCTGAAAAGTGTTTTACTTTATCAACACCTTCTTGAACATAGTTTTCACCAAAGGCAACTTGGCCTCCGAGTGCGGCTTCTAGAATCGCATCAATAGGTTTAGTTTTGCTGACGGCTAAAAGTTGCACGGAGTCTGGATCTCGTCCGCACTTTTTCTCAGCACTACGAATCTGTGAGGTGATTTGTTCGATATTTTGTTGAATACTACTCATAGCTGACTTTACTTAAGGGAAAATAAATGGATATCACTGAGTTACTAGATTTTAGTGTAAAGCATAACGCGTCAGATCTACATCTTTCTGCGGGTGTATCTCCAATGGTACGTATAGATGGTGAAGTAAGGAAGCTTGGAATACCAGCTTTGAGTCATGCTGATGTACATCGTTTAGTTTTTGAGATCATGGACGATTCACAACGCGGTGAGTTTGAGGAAAAATTGGAAGTCGACTTCTCTTTTGAATTACCCAATGTTGGTCGCTTCCGTGTTAATGCTTTTAATCAAGCTCGTGGGTGTGCTGCTGTCTTTCGAACTATCCCTGTAGAGATCCCGACTTTAGATCAGCTTGGTGCGCCAGAAATCTTTGAAAAGATTGCGAACTACGAGAAAGGTTTAGTGCTTGTCACTGGCCCTACAGGTTCTGGTAAATCGACAACTTTGGCGGCGATGGTGGATTACGTAAACCGCAATCACAACAAACACATTTTGACGATTGAAGATCCAATTGAATTCGTTCACACCAATAATAAATGCCTAGTAAACCAGCGTGAGGTTCATCGTGATACTCACAGCTTTAAAGCGGCGTTGCGCAGTGCATTACGTGAGGATCCGGACGTGATTCTTGTTGGTGAACTTCGTGACCAAGAGACGATCAGCTTAGCGTTAACCGCAGCTGAAACGGGTCACTTAGTTTTTGGTACTTTGCATACAAGCTCTGCGGCAAAAACTATCGACCGTATTATCGACGTTTTCCCAGGTAGCGACAAAGATATGGTTCGTTCAATGTTATCTGAATCACTACGCTCGGTGATTGCTCAAAAGCTGTTAAAACGTGTTGGTGGTGGTCGTGTGGCTTGTCATGAAATAATGATGGCGACACCTGCAATTAG
Proteins encoded in this region:
- a CDS encoding YggS family pyridoxal phosphate-dependent enzyme, which translates into the protein MSSIQQNIEQITSQIRSAEKKCGRDPDSVQLLAVSKTKPIDAILEAALGGQVAFGENYVQEGVDKVKHFSEHHSNLNLEWHFIGPIQSNKTRPIAESFQWVHSVDRDKIAQRLNDQRPSELPPLQVLIQVNTSGENSKSGTSEETVFALAELISSLPNLTLRGLMSIPANVSDYQSQLNAFSQLAKLQQKLVAKYADIDTLSMGMSGDMDAAVEAGSTMVRIGTAIFGARDYAK
- a CDS encoding type IV pilus twitching motility protein PilT, giving the protein MDITELLDFSVKHNASDLHLSAGVSPMVRIDGEVRKLGIPALSHADVHRLVFEIMDDSQRGEFEEKLEVDFSFELPNVGRFRVNAFNQARGCAAVFRTIPVEIPTLDQLGAPEIFEKIANYEKGLVLVTGPTGSGKSTTLAAMVDYVNRNHNKHILTIEDPIEFVHTNNKCLVNQREVHRDTHSFKAALRSALREDPDVILVGELRDQETISLALTAAETGHLVFGTLHTSSAAKTIDRIIDVFPGSDKDMVRSMLSESLRSVIAQKLLKRVGGGRVACHEIMMATPAIRNLIREDKVAQMYSIIQTGAAHGMQTMEQNAKQLIAQGLVDSDEVEKKIEIQASMF